In one Solanum lycopersicum chromosome 11, SLM_r2.1 genomic region, the following are encoded:
- the LOC101249607 gene encoding interactor of constitutive active ROPs 3 isoform X4, translating into MAGNSSSEVPQKKSPRGNSSEVPLKISPRAVRSREAPQKISPRGVPQDVPHKISPRVVRRLKTGASDSDSASSPHVNGRTPKERRAKVAEQKSPKSLESEKGASKVTELESQITQLKNDLKDKLNSSEACKKQTEVEAKESKEQCAVLSSEPDQSPKQLVNQPSSECTCPTDHQKSSEDLTLRSELETIQKQHSADSASLASALNEIKELKTQLETVAISEATKIKDAEAAQAELQSLKQNLSDTLLLLEDMKKQLKDSKDSEAQAQALVTETLLQLESAKKIVESLRSDGNKVVEAYNALSSELDQSKAHASSLEDLVCKLQSGTGNVGESEIVEIDESKETLEAELSSLKSEVQRLRADLKAADIKFNEEKNRSTLEMRSAYELVEQIKSMSKQREDELQGELQNFKTQIEELKANLMDKETELQGICEENENLIMKLENARSGKGENVLEKELQRSRLDIETLKANLMDKETELQNILEENEILKSETDKKESNRGKVKDEVAAELEAANTAEREALMKLGYMNEEVDKSNRRVARVTEQLDAAQASNAEMEAELRKLKIQSDQWRKAAEVATAMLSNGNNGKFMERTGSMDSPYSPCKISSPYFEDMDEDLMKRKNPNMLKRIGELWKKPLK; encoded by the exons ATGGCAGG AAACAGTTCCTCTGAAGTGCCACAGAAGAAATCTCCGCGAGGCAATTCGTCAGAAGTGCCTCTAAAGATTTCTCCTCGGGCTGTGAGATCTCGAGAAGCGCCTCAAAAGATATCTCCTAGAGGTGTTCCTCAAGATGTGCCTCATAAAATTTCTCCGAGAGTTGTGCGCCGCCTGAAGACGGGGGCATCGGATTCTGATTCTGCATCTTCTCCTCATGTTAATGGTAGGACACCTAAAGAGAGAAGGGCTAAGGTCGCCGAGCAGAAATCGCCGAAAAGTTTGGAGTCAGAG AAGGGCGCAAGCAAGGTTACTGAATTGGAGTCCCAAATCACTCAGCTCAAAAATGATCTCAAAGACAAGCTAAACTCCTCAGAAGCATGCAAAAAGCAAACTGAGGTAGAGGCAAAGGAGTCAAAGGAACAGTGTGCAGTATTGTCCTCCGAACCAGACCAGTCTCCGAAACAGCTTGTGAATCAGCCTTCTTCTGAGTGTACATGTCCGACTGACCACCAAAAGTCTTCCGAGGATCTGACATTGCGTTCAGAACTAGAGACGATCCAGAAACAGCATTCAGCTGACTCAGCTTCATTAGCTTCTGCTTTGAATGAGATAAAGGAACTAAAGACTCAGCTGGAAACTGTTGCTATATCCGAGGCTACGAAAATCAAAGACGCAGAAGCAGCCCAAGCGGAACTCCAAAGCTTGAAACAGAACTTGTCGGATACACTTTTGCTTCTGGAAGACATGAAAAAACAGCTAAAGGATAGCAAAGATTCCGAAGCTCAGGCTCAAGCACTTGTTACTGAAACTCTGTTGCAACTGGAATCAGCAAAGAAGATTGTGGAGAGCCTAAGGTCTGATGGTAATAAAGTTGTGGAAGCATACAATGCTTTATCTTCTGAGTTGGATCAATCGAAAGCACATGCAAGTTCACTGGAAGACCTTGTTTGCAAACTCCAATCAGGTACTGGTAATGTTGGTGAAAGTGAAATTGTCGAAATTGATGAAAGTAAGGAAACACTTGAGGCAGAACTGTCTTCTCTGAAATCTGAAGTTCAACGTCTGAGGGCTGATCTGAAAGCAGCTGACATCAAATTCAATGAAGAGAAAAATCGAAGCACGCTTGAAATGAGAAGTGCCTATGAGTTGGTGGAGCAAATCAAGTCAATGTCGAAGCAAAGGGAAGATGAACTGCAGGGAGAATTACAAAACTTCAAAACACAAATAGAGGAGTTGAAGGCGAATTTGATGGACAAAGAAACTGAACTGCAAGGTATTTGTGAAGAGAATGAGAATCTTATCATGAAACTAGAGAACGCGCGATCTGGAAAAGGAGAAAATGTACTCGAAAAGGAGCTTCAAAGATCAAGACTTGATATCGAAACTCTGAAGGCAAATCTGATGGATAAGGAAACTGAACTACAGAATATTTTAGAGGAAAATGAGATCCTGAAGTCGGAAACTGACAAAAAAGAAAGCAATAGAGGTAAAGTGAAGGATGAAGTTGCTGCTGAACTAGAGGCTGCAAACACTGCAGAACGAGAAGCTCTCATGAAGCTCGGCTACATGAATGAGGAGGTTGATAAGAGTAACCGACGGGTGGCTAGAGTAACCGAGCAATTGGATGCAGCTCAAGCTTCCAATGCAGAAATGGAAGCTGAACTAAGAAAGTTAAAGATTCAGTCAGACCAATGGAGGAAGGCTGCAGAAGTAGCAACCGCGATGCTATCAAATGGCAATAATGGGAAGTTCATGGAAAGAACCGGATCAATGGATAGTCCTTACAGTCCTTGCAAGATTAGCTCACCTTACTTTGAGGACATGGATGAAGAtttaatgaaaaggaaaaatccAAATATGCTTAAAAGGATTGGCGAGTTATGGAAGAAGCCACTGAAATAG
- the LOC101249607 gene encoding interactor of constitutive active ROPs 3 isoform X3 codes for MAGNSSSEVPQKKSPRGNSSEVPLKISPRAVRSREAPQKISPRGVPQDVPHKISPRVVRRLKTGASDSDSASSPHVNGRTPKERRAKVAEQKSPKSLESEKKGASKVTELESQITQLKNDLKDKLNSSEACKKQTEVEAKESKEQCAVLSSEPDQSPKQLVNQPSSECTCPTDHQKSSEDLTLRSELETIQKQHSADSASLASALNEIKELKTQLETVAISEATKIKDAEAAQAELQSLKQNLSDTLLLLEDMKKQLKDSKDSEAQAQALVTETLLQLESAKKIVESLRSDGNKVVEAYNALSSELDQSKAHASSLEDLVCKLQSGTGNVGESEIVEIDESKETLEAELSSLKSEVQRLRADLKAADIKFNEEKNRSTLEMRSAYELVEQIKSMSKQREDELQGELQNFKTQIEELKANLMDKETELQGICEENENLIMKLENARSGKGENVLEKELQRSRLDIETLKANLMDKETELQNILEENEILKSETDKKESNRGKVKDEVAAELEAANTAEREALMKLGYMNEEVDKSNRRVARVTEQLDAAQASNAEMEAELRKLKIQSDQWRKAAEVATAMLSNGNNGKFMERTGSMDSPYSPCKISSPYFEDMDEDLMKRKNPNMLKRIGELWKKPLK; via the exons ATGGCAGG AAACAGTTCCTCTGAAGTGCCACAGAAGAAATCTCCGCGAGGCAATTCGTCAGAAGTGCCTCTAAAGATTTCTCCTCGGGCTGTGAGATCTCGAGAAGCGCCTCAAAAGATATCTCCTAGAGGTGTTCCTCAAGATGTGCCTCATAAAATTTCTCCGAGAGTTGTGCGCCGCCTGAAGACGGGGGCATCGGATTCTGATTCTGCATCTTCTCCTCATGTTAATGGTAGGACACCTAAAGAGAGAAGGGCTAAGGTCGCCGAGCAGAAATCGCCGAAAAGTTTGGAGTCAGAG AAGAAGGGCGCAAGCAAGGTTACTGAATTGGAGTCCCAAATCACTCAGCTCAAAAATGATCTCAAAGACAAGCTAAACTCCTCAGAAGCATGCAAAAAGCAAACTGAGGTAGAGGCAAAGGAGTCAAAGGAACAGTGTGCAGTATTGTCCTCCGAACCAGACCAGTCTCCGAAACAGCTTGTGAATCAGCCTTCTTCTGAGTGTACATGTCCGACTGACCACCAAAAGTCTTCCGAGGATCTGACATTGCGTTCAGAACTAGAGACGATCCAGAAACAGCATTCAGCTGACTCAGCTTCATTAGCTTCTGCTTTGAATGAGATAAAGGAACTAAAGACTCAGCTGGAAACTGTTGCTATATCCGAGGCTACGAAAATCAAAGACGCAGAAGCAGCCCAAGCGGAACTCCAAAGCTTGAAACAGAACTTGTCGGATACACTTTTGCTTCTGGAAGACATGAAAAAACAGCTAAAGGATAGCAAAGATTCCGAAGCTCAGGCTCAAGCACTTGTTACTGAAACTCTGTTGCAACTGGAATCAGCAAAGAAGATTGTGGAGAGCCTAAGGTCTGATGGTAATAAAGTTGTGGAAGCATACAATGCTTTATCTTCTGAGTTGGATCAATCGAAAGCACATGCAAGTTCACTGGAAGACCTTGTTTGCAAACTCCAATCAGGTACTGGTAATGTTGGTGAAAGTGAAATTGTCGAAATTGATGAAAGTAAGGAAACACTTGAGGCAGAACTGTCTTCTCTGAAATCTGAAGTTCAACGTCTGAGGGCTGATCTGAAAGCAGCTGACATCAAATTCAATGAAGAGAAAAATCGAAGCACGCTTGAAATGAGAAGTGCCTATGAGTTGGTGGAGCAAATCAAGTCAATGTCGAAGCAAAGGGAAGATGAACTGCAGGGAGAATTACAAAACTTCAAAACACAAATAGAGGAGTTGAAGGCGAATTTGATGGACAAAGAAACTGAACTGCAAGGTATTTGTGAAGAGAATGAGAATCTTATCATGAAACTAGAGAACGCGCGATCTGGAAAAGGAGAAAATGTACTCGAAAAGGAGCTTCAAAGATCAAGACTTGATATCGAAACTCTGAAGGCAAATCTGATGGATAAGGAAACTGAACTACAGAATATTTTAGAGGAAAATGAGATCCTGAAGTCGGAAACTGACAAAAAAGAAAGCAATAGAGGTAAAGTGAAGGATGAAGTTGCTGCTGAACTAGAGGCTGCAAACACTGCAGAACGAGAAGCTCTCATGAAGCTCGGCTACATGAATGAGGAGGTTGATAAGAGTAACCGACGGGTGGCTAGAGTAACCGAGCAATTGGATGCAGCTCAAGCTTCCAATGCAGAAATGGAAGCTGAACTAAGAAAGTTAAAGATTCAGTCAGACCAATGGAGGAAGGCTGCAGAAGTAGCAACCGCGATGCTATCAAATGGCAATAATGGGAAGTTCATGGAAAGAACCGGATCAATGGATAGTCCTTACAGTCCTTGCAAGATTAGCTCACCTTACTTTGAGGACATGGATGAAGAtttaatgaaaaggaaaaatccAAATATGCTTAAAAGGATTGGCGAGTTATGGAAGAAGCCACTGAAATAG
- the LOC101249607 gene encoding interactor of constitutive active ROPs 3 isoform X2, with protein MQTPKARNSSSEVPQKKSPRGNSSEVPLKISPRAVRSREAPQKISPRGVPQDVPHKISPRVVRRLKTGASDSDSASSPHVNGRTPKERRAKVAEQKSPKSLESEKGASKVTELESQITQLKNDLKDKLNSSEACKKQTEVEAKESKEQCAVLSSEPDQSPKQLVNQPSSECTCPTDHQKSSEDLTLRSELETIQKQHSADSASLASALNEIKELKTQLETVAISEATKIKDAEAAQAELQSLKQNLSDTLLLLEDMKKQLKDSKDSEAQAQALVTETLLQLESAKKIVESLRSDGNKVVEAYNALSSELDQSKAHASSLEDLVCKLQSGTGNVGESEIVEIDESKETLEAELSSLKSEVQRLRADLKAADIKFNEEKNRSTLEMRSAYELVEQIKSMSKQREDELQGELQNFKTQIEELKANLMDKETELQGICEENENLIMKLENARSGKGENVLEKELQRSRLDIETLKANLMDKETELQNILEENEILKSETDKKESNRGKVKDEVAAELEAANTAEREALMKLGYMNEEVDKSNRRVARVTEQLDAAQASNAEMEAELRKLKIQSDQWRKAAEVATAMLSNGNNGKFMERTGSMDSPYSPCKISSPYFEDMDEDLMKRKNPNMLKRIGELWKKPLK; from the exons ATGCAGACCCCAAAAGCAAG AAACAGTTCCTCTGAAGTGCCACAGAAGAAATCTCCGCGAGGCAATTCGTCAGAAGTGCCTCTAAAGATTTCTCCTCGGGCTGTGAGATCTCGAGAAGCGCCTCAAAAGATATCTCCTAGAGGTGTTCCTCAAGATGTGCCTCATAAAATTTCTCCGAGAGTTGTGCGCCGCCTGAAGACGGGGGCATCGGATTCTGATTCTGCATCTTCTCCTCATGTTAATGGTAGGACACCTAAAGAGAGAAGGGCTAAGGTCGCCGAGCAGAAATCGCCGAAAAGTTTGGAGTCAGAG AAGGGCGCAAGCAAGGTTACTGAATTGGAGTCCCAAATCACTCAGCTCAAAAATGATCTCAAAGACAAGCTAAACTCCTCAGAAGCATGCAAAAAGCAAACTGAGGTAGAGGCAAAGGAGTCAAAGGAACAGTGTGCAGTATTGTCCTCCGAACCAGACCAGTCTCCGAAACAGCTTGTGAATCAGCCTTCTTCTGAGTGTACATGTCCGACTGACCACCAAAAGTCTTCCGAGGATCTGACATTGCGTTCAGAACTAGAGACGATCCAGAAACAGCATTCAGCTGACTCAGCTTCATTAGCTTCTGCTTTGAATGAGATAAAGGAACTAAAGACTCAGCTGGAAACTGTTGCTATATCCGAGGCTACGAAAATCAAAGACGCAGAAGCAGCCCAAGCGGAACTCCAAAGCTTGAAACAGAACTTGTCGGATACACTTTTGCTTCTGGAAGACATGAAAAAACAGCTAAAGGATAGCAAAGATTCCGAAGCTCAGGCTCAAGCACTTGTTACTGAAACTCTGTTGCAACTGGAATCAGCAAAGAAGATTGTGGAGAGCCTAAGGTCTGATGGTAATAAAGTTGTGGAAGCATACAATGCTTTATCTTCTGAGTTGGATCAATCGAAAGCACATGCAAGTTCACTGGAAGACCTTGTTTGCAAACTCCAATCAGGTACTGGTAATGTTGGTGAAAGTGAAATTGTCGAAATTGATGAAAGTAAGGAAACACTTGAGGCAGAACTGTCTTCTCTGAAATCTGAAGTTCAACGTCTGAGGGCTGATCTGAAAGCAGCTGACATCAAATTCAATGAAGAGAAAAATCGAAGCACGCTTGAAATGAGAAGTGCCTATGAGTTGGTGGAGCAAATCAAGTCAATGTCGAAGCAAAGGGAAGATGAACTGCAGGGAGAATTACAAAACTTCAAAACACAAATAGAGGAGTTGAAGGCGAATTTGATGGACAAAGAAACTGAACTGCAAGGTATTTGTGAAGAGAATGAGAATCTTATCATGAAACTAGAGAACGCGCGATCTGGAAAAGGAGAAAATGTACTCGAAAAGGAGCTTCAAAGATCAAGACTTGATATCGAAACTCTGAAGGCAAATCTGATGGATAAGGAAACTGAACTACAGAATATTTTAGAGGAAAATGAGATCCTGAAGTCGGAAACTGACAAAAAAGAAAGCAATAGAGGTAAAGTGAAGGATGAAGTTGCTGCTGAACTAGAGGCTGCAAACACTGCAGAACGAGAAGCTCTCATGAAGCTCGGCTACATGAATGAGGAGGTTGATAAGAGTAACCGACGGGTGGCTAGAGTAACCGAGCAATTGGATGCAGCTCAAGCTTCCAATGCAGAAATGGAAGCTGAACTAAGAAAGTTAAAGATTCAGTCAGACCAATGGAGGAAGGCTGCAGAAGTAGCAACCGCGATGCTATCAAATGGCAATAATGGGAAGTTCATGGAAAGAACCGGATCAATGGATAGTCCTTACAGTCCTTGCAAGATTAGCTCACCTTACTTTGAGGACATGGATGAAGAtttaatgaaaaggaaaaatccAAATATGCTTAAAAGGATTGGCGAGTTATGGAAGAAGCCACTGAAATAG
- the LOC101249607 gene encoding interactor of constitutive active ROPs 3 isoform X1, translated as MQTPKARNSSSEVPQKKSPRGNSSEVPLKISPRAVRSREAPQKISPRGVPQDVPHKISPRVVRRLKTGASDSDSASSPHVNGRTPKERRAKVAEQKSPKSLESEKKGASKVTELESQITQLKNDLKDKLNSSEACKKQTEVEAKESKEQCAVLSSEPDQSPKQLVNQPSSECTCPTDHQKSSEDLTLRSELETIQKQHSADSASLASALNEIKELKTQLETVAISEATKIKDAEAAQAELQSLKQNLSDTLLLLEDMKKQLKDSKDSEAQAQALVTETLLQLESAKKIVESLRSDGNKVVEAYNALSSELDQSKAHASSLEDLVCKLQSGTGNVGESEIVEIDESKETLEAELSSLKSEVQRLRADLKAADIKFNEEKNRSTLEMRSAYELVEQIKSMSKQREDELQGELQNFKTQIEELKANLMDKETELQGICEENENLIMKLENARSGKGENVLEKELQRSRLDIETLKANLMDKETELQNILEENEILKSETDKKESNRGKVKDEVAAELEAANTAEREALMKLGYMNEEVDKSNRRVARVTEQLDAAQASNAEMEAELRKLKIQSDQWRKAAEVATAMLSNGNNGKFMERTGSMDSPYSPCKISSPYFEDMDEDLMKRKNPNMLKRIGELWKKPLK; from the exons ATGCAGACCCCAAAAGCAAG AAACAGTTCCTCTGAAGTGCCACAGAAGAAATCTCCGCGAGGCAATTCGTCAGAAGTGCCTCTAAAGATTTCTCCTCGGGCTGTGAGATCTCGAGAAGCGCCTCAAAAGATATCTCCTAGAGGTGTTCCTCAAGATGTGCCTCATAAAATTTCTCCGAGAGTTGTGCGCCGCCTGAAGACGGGGGCATCGGATTCTGATTCTGCATCTTCTCCTCATGTTAATGGTAGGACACCTAAAGAGAGAAGGGCTAAGGTCGCCGAGCAGAAATCGCCGAAAAGTTTGGAGTCAGAG AAGAAGGGCGCAAGCAAGGTTACTGAATTGGAGTCCCAAATCACTCAGCTCAAAAATGATCTCAAAGACAAGCTAAACTCCTCAGAAGCATGCAAAAAGCAAACTGAGGTAGAGGCAAAGGAGTCAAAGGAACAGTGTGCAGTATTGTCCTCCGAACCAGACCAGTCTCCGAAACAGCTTGTGAATCAGCCTTCTTCTGAGTGTACATGTCCGACTGACCACCAAAAGTCTTCCGAGGATCTGACATTGCGTTCAGAACTAGAGACGATCCAGAAACAGCATTCAGCTGACTCAGCTTCATTAGCTTCTGCTTTGAATGAGATAAAGGAACTAAAGACTCAGCTGGAAACTGTTGCTATATCCGAGGCTACGAAAATCAAAGACGCAGAAGCAGCCCAAGCGGAACTCCAAAGCTTGAAACAGAACTTGTCGGATACACTTTTGCTTCTGGAAGACATGAAAAAACAGCTAAAGGATAGCAAAGATTCCGAAGCTCAGGCTCAAGCACTTGTTACTGAAACTCTGTTGCAACTGGAATCAGCAAAGAAGATTGTGGAGAGCCTAAGGTCTGATGGTAATAAAGTTGTGGAAGCATACAATGCTTTATCTTCTGAGTTGGATCAATCGAAAGCACATGCAAGTTCACTGGAAGACCTTGTTTGCAAACTCCAATCAGGTACTGGTAATGTTGGTGAAAGTGAAATTGTCGAAATTGATGAAAGTAAGGAAACACTTGAGGCAGAACTGTCTTCTCTGAAATCTGAAGTTCAACGTCTGAGGGCTGATCTGAAAGCAGCTGACATCAAATTCAATGAAGAGAAAAATCGAAGCACGCTTGAAATGAGAAGTGCCTATGAGTTGGTGGAGCAAATCAAGTCAATGTCGAAGCAAAGGGAAGATGAACTGCAGGGAGAATTACAAAACTTCAAAACACAAATAGAGGAGTTGAAGGCGAATTTGATGGACAAAGAAACTGAACTGCAAGGTATTTGTGAAGAGAATGAGAATCTTATCATGAAACTAGAGAACGCGCGATCTGGAAAAGGAGAAAATGTACTCGAAAAGGAGCTTCAAAGATCAAGACTTGATATCGAAACTCTGAAGGCAAATCTGATGGATAAGGAAACTGAACTACAGAATATTTTAGAGGAAAATGAGATCCTGAAGTCGGAAACTGACAAAAAAGAAAGCAATAGAGGTAAAGTGAAGGATGAAGTTGCTGCTGAACTAGAGGCTGCAAACACTGCAGAACGAGAAGCTCTCATGAAGCTCGGCTACATGAATGAGGAGGTTGATAAGAGTAACCGACGGGTGGCTAGAGTAACCGAGCAATTGGATGCAGCTCAAGCTTCCAATGCAGAAATGGAAGCTGAACTAAGAAAGTTAAAGATTCAGTCAGACCAATGGAGGAAGGCTGCAGAAGTAGCAACCGCGATGCTATCAAATGGCAATAATGGGAAGTTCATGGAAAGAACCGGATCAATGGATAGTCCTTACAGTCCTTGCAAGATTAGCTCACCTTACTTTGAGGACATGGATGAAGAtttaatgaaaaggaaaaatccAAATATGCTTAAAAGGATTGGCGAGTTATGGAAGAAGCCACTGAAATAG